One stretch of Bremerella cremea DNA includes these proteins:
- a CDS encoding alpha/beta hydrolase, with amino-acid sequence MKLPVVLIALLIGPGLLILFSTAQAEEKNLPVKDLVLPGESFLLDGHPAFILWPSADKRQEPQPWVLYAPTLPAYPDQHEKWMHQQLVDAGVAVAGIDVGEAYGSPAAQEAFSRLYAELTEKRGFAKKPCLLGRSRGGLWVSSWAIRNADKVAGIAGIYPVFDLRTYPGLQRAAPAYGLSAEELEKSLDEHNPISQVHRLATAKVPVYIIHGNEDRVVPLQENSQTLANTYQTAEAAESLELIVPQGQGHNFWPGFFHCQSLVDFTIDRARVGAGLKPLRQPGSLPRDQAVVYRDLPYGQTDGTPHLLDLYYPANTTGPVPVVMWVHGGGWKNGSKDRCPASWLTAHGYAVASINYRLTDQAQWPAQIDDCRTAVQWLRLNAHEFQLDAKHIGVWGGSAGGHLAALLGTLEAPAGEEISSRVQAVCDWYGPSDLLTMPPNVVGNGRTAADVAKSNGAQLLGAPVPDIPERAKQASAYYQVSQDDPPFLIMHGSQDPGVPLAQSQKLHDKLRAVGVPSTLHIVEGARHGGKEFQTPEIRQTILAFFDQYLKASKE; translated from the coding sequence ATGAAACTTCCCGTGGTATTGATCGCGTTGCTTATCGGACCTGGCTTGCTGATTCTTTTCAGCACTGCACAGGCGGAAGAAAAGAATTTGCCTGTAAAGGATTTAGTCCTACCTGGTGAGTCCTTTCTGTTAGACGGTCACCCGGCGTTCATCTTGTGGCCCTCTGCAGATAAACGCCAAGAGCCTCAACCATGGGTTTTGTATGCGCCAACGCTACCGGCATATCCAGATCAACACGAGAAGTGGATGCACCAGCAGCTCGTGGATGCGGGAGTTGCCGTAGCAGGCATTGATGTGGGAGAAGCGTATGGCAGCCCCGCGGCGCAGGAAGCATTTTCCCGCTTATATGCCGAACTGACCGAGAAGCGTGGCTTCGCAAAGAAACCATGTCTCTTAGGACGCAGCCGGGGTGGTTTATGGGTCAGCAGTTGGGCAATTCGCAATGCCGACAAAGTTGCCGGAATTGCCGGGATATATCCGGTGTTCGACTTGAGAACCTACCCCGGCCTACAACGTGCCGCACCGGCATACGGGCTTTCCGCTGAGGAATTAGAAAAGAGTCTCGACGAACACAATCCCATCTCGCAGGTGCACCGCCTGGCGACTGCGAAGGTACCGGTTTACATCATTCACGGAAATGAAGACCGCGTGGTTCCCTTGCAAGAGAACTCTCAGACATTGGCCAACACCTACCAAACAGCAGAAGCGGCCGAGTCTTTGGAATTGATCGTGCCTCAAGGACAAGGGCACAATTTTTGGCCAGGCTTCTTTCACTGCCAAAGCTTGGTCGACTTTACTATCGATCGTGCGCGAGTCGGTGCAGGCCTCAAGCCGCTCCGCCAGCCAGGAAGTCTTCCGCGCGATCAGGCGGTAGTTTATCGAGATCTCCCCTATGGACAAACCGATGGCACACCCCATCTGCTCGACTTATATTACCCAGCGAATACGACCGGGCCGGTTCCTGTTGTCATGTGGGTTCATGGAGGAGGTTGGAAAAACGGCAGCAAAGACCGTTGCCCGGCAAGTTGGCTTACGGCACATGGCTATGCCGTCGCCAGCATCAACTATCGCTTAACGGATCAAGCCCAATGGCCCGCCCAAATCGATGATTGCCGAACCGCCGTGCAATGGCTTCGCCTGAATGCTCACGAATTCCAACTCGATGCCAAACACATCGGTGTCTGGGGTGGCTCCGCCGGTGGGCACTTGGCCGCCCTGCTGGGCACCTTAGAAGCACCTGCAGGTGAAGAGATCTCAAGTCGCGTTCAAGCAGTATGCGATTGGTATGGGCCTTCCGATTTGTTGACAATGCCGCCAAACGTGGTCGGCAACGGACGGACCGCAGCCGATGTGGCGAAATCGAATGGGGCTCAACTTCTGGGTGCTCCCGTGCCAGACATTCCCGAACGAGCGAAACAAGCCAGTGCGTACTACCAGGTTAGTCAGGACGACCCTCCTTTCTTGATCATGCACGGCAGCCAAGATCCAGGCGTTCCTCTAGCCCAAAGTCAGAAGCTACATGACAAGCTACGCGCCGTGGGCGTCCCATCTACCTTGCATATCGTGGAAGGTGCTAGGCATGGCGGCAAAGAGTTCCAAACGCCGGAGATACGCCAGACAATCTTGGCGTTCTTCGATCAGTATTTGAAGGCATCGAAAGAATAG